A region of Bacillus cabrialesii DNA encodes the following proteins:
- the spoIIIAF gene encoding stage III sporulation protein AF: protein MSFLTEWLTTIVLFILFAIVIDMLLPSSSMQKYAKMVVSLLLIVVMLTPIFKLFNTDPEVIFEYLTKNGQSESADIKNQVDSKKIEIQASQRAYILEEMAVQLKKKAEERFSHDEYKVGRIKLTSGEKVDSEEDIKTISVYMAPSSEKTVQTVAPVNIDTDHAYVTKEAAEQKEAKQIQTQLADIWEIGSEKITVHMEGGESVGNE from the coding sequence ATGAGTTTTTTAACTGAATGGCTTACCACCATCGTGTTGTTTATCCTATTTGCTATTGTGATTGATATGCTGCTGCCGAGCTCCAGCATGCAAAAGTACGCAAAAATGGTAGTCAGCCTGCTCTTGATTGTCGTCATGCTTACTCCGATTTTTAAGCTTTTCAATACAGACCCCGAAGTCATCTTTGAATACCTCACAAAAAACGGGCAGTCAGAGTCTGCCGATATAAAAAATCAAGTCGATTCAAAAAAAATAGAAATACAAGCTTCCCAGCGCGCATATATTTTAGAAGAAATGGCTGTCCAATTAAAAAAGAAAGCGGAGGAGAGATTCAGTCATGATGAATATAAAGTAGGCCGCATCAAACTCACGTCAGGAGAAAAGGTAGATTCAGAAGAGGATATTAAAACAATCAGCGTGTATATGGCCCCGTCTTCTGAAAAAACGGTCCAAACGGTCGCGCCGGTCAACATTGATACAGATCACGCATACGTAACGAAAGAAGCAGCAGAACAAAAAGAAGCCAAACAGATACAAACGCAGCTTGCGGACATTTGGGAAATCGGAAGTGAGAAAATTACGGTTCATATGGAAGGCGGGGAGAGTGTCGGCAATGAATAA
- the spoIIIAE gene encoding stage III sporulation protein AE, whose amino-acid sequence MKRFYWALLLAVLIIAGRPDIVQAAGGAEQTEEHAETAEQLAERTAASLETDKIGEFWNDIMTEYGGLLPESQKGSLMEFINGDKSFSPQEWLKALFSYLFHEVLANGKLLGTLILLTIFCVILQLLQNAFQQSTVSKVAYSIVYMVLIILALNSFHVAINYATEAIQTMTSFILALIPLLLALLASSGGAVSAAFFHPVILFLMNTSGLLIQNIVMPLIFLSAILSIVSTMTEQYKVTQLANLLRNIAIGALAVFLTIFLGVISVQGASAAVTDGITLRTAKFITGNFIPVLGRMFTDATDTVISASLLLKNTVGILGVAILICIAAFPAIKVLSLAFIYKLAAAILQPLGGGPVITCLDVISKSVIYIFAALAIVSLMFFLSLTVIITAGNLTMMMK is encoded by the coding sequence TTGAAGCGTTTTTATTGGGCTTTGCTTTTGGCTGTGCTGATCATAGCAGGCCGTCCAGACATTGTACAAGCAGCAGGGGGCGCCGAACAAACGGAAGAGCATGCTGAAACGGCTGAGCAATTAGCGGAAAGGACAGCGGCCTCGCTTGAAACAGACAAGATCGGTGAATTTTGGAATGACATTATGACAGAGTACGGCGGGCTGCTGCCGGAAAGCCAAAAAGGCAGCTTAATGGAGTTTATCAATGGCGATAAATCATTTTCACCGCAAGAATGGCTGAAAGCTCTTTTTTCTTATTTATTTCATGAAGTGCTTGCAAACGGAAAGCTGCTGGGCACATTGATTTTGCTCACGATATTTTGCGTCATCCTGCAGCTTCTGCAAAATGCGTTTCAGCAAAGCACCGTCAGCAAAGTCGCCTACTCAATTGTGTATATGGTGCTGATTATCCTTGCACTGAACAGCTTTCATGTGGCAATCAATTATGCGACAGAAGCCATTCAGACGATGACCAGCTTTATACTGGCGCTCATTCCGCTCCTCTTGGCGCTTTTGGCATCCTCAGGCGGAGCTGTATCTGCTGCCTTCTTTCATCCTGTTATCCTCTTTCTGATGAACACAAGCGGTCTTTTAATTCAGAATATCGTCATGCCGCTGATTTTCTTATCGGCGATTCTGAGCATCGTCAGCACAATGACTGAGCAGTACAAAGTAACGCAGCTGGCCAACCTGCTCAGAAATATCGCCATCGGAGCATTAGCCGTCTTTCTCACCATCTTTCTCGGCGTCATCTCTGTTCAAGGGGCTTCAGCAGCAGTGACAGACGGCATTACCCTTAGGACGGCTAAATTTATAACCGGGAACTTTATTCCTGTGCTTGGCCGAATGTTTACAGATGCGACTGATACAGTGATCAGCGCCTCCTTATTGCTGAAAAACACAGTAGGAATTCTCGGTGTAGCGATTTTGATCTGTATTGCGGCCTTTCCGGCAATCAAAGTGCTTTCCCTCGCTTTTATTTATAAGCTGGCAGCCGCTATTCTTCAGCCGCTTGGAGGCGGGCCCGTCATTACCTGTCTTGACGTCATCAGCAAAAGCGTCATTTATATTTTTGCGGCTCTCGCCATTGTGTCTCTCATGTTTTTCTTAAGCCTTACCGTCATAATCACAGCCGGAAACCTCACGATGATGATGAAATAA
- the spoIIIAD gene encoding stage III sporulation protein AD, giving the protein MQIDIVQIVGLGLIATFLSLIVKEQKPTFAFLIVVFAGCAIFLYLVDQIYDIIRMIEKIAINANVNMVYVETILKIIGIAYIAEFGAQLTKDAGQGAIASKIELAGKILILVMAVPILTVIIETILGLIPSMS; this is encoded by the coding sequence TTGCAGATTGACATTGTTCAAATTGTAGGTTTAGGGCTGATCGCCACCTTCCTTTCTTTGATTGTAAAAGAACAAAAGCCGACCTTTGCGTTTTTAATCGTCGTGTTTGCCGGCTGTGCCATTTTTCTTTATTTGGTAGACCAAATCTATGACATTATTCGAATGATAGAAAAAATCGCAATTAATGCAAACGTCAACATGGTCTATGTTGAAACCATTTTAAAGATTATCGGAATTGCCTATATTGCTGAATTCGGGGCTCAGCTCACCAAGGATGCCGGTCAAGGGGCCATCGCCTCGAAAATAGAATTGGCGGGGAAAATTTTAATTCTCGTTATGGCTGTTCCTATTTTAACCGTTATTATCGAAACGATTCTCGGACTTATACCTTCCATGTCATAA
- the spoIIIAC gene encoding stage III sporulation protein AC, with amino-acid sequence MGVDVNVIFQIAGVGIVVAFLHTILDQMGKKEYAQWVTLLGFIYILFMVATIVDDLFKKIKAVFLFQG; translated from the coding sequence ATGGGAGTAGACGTGAATGTCATATTTCAAATCGCCGGAGTGGGAATCGTGGTCGCATTTTTGCACACGATTTTGGATCAGATGGGCAAAAAAGAATACGCCCAATGGGTGACGCTGTTAGGTTTTATCTATATTTTATTTATGGTCGCCACGATCGTAGATGATCTTTTTAAAAAGATAAAAGCTGTGTTTTTATTCCAAGGATAG
- the spoIIIAB gene encoding stage III sporulation protein SpoIIIAB, with protein sequence MLKLLGAVFIVVATTWTGFEVAKIYTERPRQIRQLRAALQSLEAEIMYGHTPLHTASQQIAKQLAQPVSALFITFSDQLEKGSDSAKTAWEQSLKKVWDTLSLKKNEYEVLKQFGETLGIHDRISQQKHIKLALTHLEASEADAEQAQAKNEKMIKSLGFLAGLLLILLLM encoded by the coding sequence ATGCTGAAGCTGCTGGGCGCTGTATTCATTGTGGTGGCGACAACATGGACAGGTTTTGAGGTGGCGAAGATTTATACAGAACGGCCGCGGCAAATCCGCCAGCTGCGTGCGGCGCTCCAATCACTCGAGGCTGAAATTATGTACGGCCATACACCGCTTCATACCGCTTCACAGCAGATTGCCAAGCAGCTGGCACAGCCTGTTTCGGCTCTTTTTATCACGTTCAGTGATCAGCTTGAAAAGGGAAGTGATTCCGCGAAAACGGCGTGGGAGCAAAGCTTAAAGAAGGTGTGGGACACCCTGTCTCTGAAAAAAAATGAATATGAAGTGCTGAAGCAGTTTGGCGAGACACTCGGGATTCATGATCGAATCTCGCAGCAAAAGCACATTAAGCTGGCGCTGACACATTTGGAAGCCTCGGAAGCGGATGCTGAGCAGGCGCAAGCGAAAAATGAAAAGATGATAAAAAGTTTGGGCTTTTTAGCAGGCTTGTTACTCATTCTTCTATTGATGTAA
- the spoIIIAA gene encoding stage III sporulation protein AA, with protein MNEIAEVLPESMKNALSEIPEHQWLEIEEIRIRVNRPVELIRKGQPVFLSYAGTVEDAHLILSRLSNYSMYTLEEELKKGYVTIRGGHRVGLAGRVITENGGVKGLRDITSFNIRIAREKLGIAEPLLPYLYQDSWLNTLVIGPPQTGKTTLLRDLARLSSTGKNRMSPVKTGIIDERSEIAGCLRGIPQHQFGQRVDVLDACPKAEGLMMMIRSMSPEVIIVDEIGRMEDTDALLEALHAGVSVIVSAHGWSISDLMKRPSLKRLWEERAFDRYLELSRSKGPGTISRIYDKDGNVLSGTMGVKTC; from the coding sequence TTGAATGAAATCGCTGAGGTTCTCCCTGAATCCATGAAAAACGCCCTTTCTGAAATACCGGAACATCAATGGCTGGAAATCGAAGAAATCAGAATTCGGGTCAACCGCCCTGTTGAATTGATTCGAAAAGGACAACCTGTTTTTTTGTCCTACGCGGGCACGGTCGAGGATGCCCATCTGATCCTCAGCCGTCTCAGCAACTATAGTATGTATACGCTCGAGGAAGAGCTGAAGAAAGGGTATGTCACGATCAGAGGCGGCCACAGAGTAGGACTGGCAGGCAGAGTCATTACGGAAAACGGAGGTGTGAAAGGCCTCCGTGACATCACATCTTTTAATATACGAATTGCACGAGAAAAGCTGGGGATTGCGGAGCCGCTGCTTCCATACTTATATCAAGACAGCTGGCTGAATACACTTGTTATCGGTCCGCCGCAAACCGGTAAAACAACACTGCTCCGGGATCTGGCTAGACTTTCAAGCACCGGTAAAAACCGCATGTCGCCCGTAAAGACAGGAATCATCGATGAACGGTCAGAAATTGCCGGGTGCCTGCGCGGCATTCCGCAGCATCAATTTGGGCAGAGGGTTGACGTATTAGACGCCTGTCCGAAGGCTGAGGGACTGATGATGATGATTCGATCTATGAGCCCTGAGGTGATCATTGTCGATGAAATCGGGCGTATGGAAGATACAGATGCACTTCTTGAGGCGTTGCATGCAGGTGTTTCAGTAATTGTATCGGCGCATGGCTGGAGCATATCCGATCTGATGAAGCGGCCTTCATTGAAGCGTTTGTGGGAAGAAAGAGCCTTTGACCGCTATTTGGAATTATCGCGATCGAAGGGGCCGGGCACAATAAGCCGCATTTATGACAAAGACGGCAATGTGCTGTCTGGGACGATGGGCGTGAAGACATGCTGA
- a CDS encoding YqhV family protein: MKFLLGNINSTVLTMAGLRVLSSMIELTAAIIMLVTNDVRKAVVVNSILAIVGPLIFIITMTVGIYQIAGQLSYAKLILIFTGVVLILAGVHK, from the coding sequence ATGAAATTTTTACTTGGAAATATTAATTCTACTGTTTTAACAATGGCCGGATTGCGAGTTTTATCCTCTATGATTGAGCTGACGGCAGCGATTATCATGCTTGTGACAAATGATGTCCGGAAGGCGGTTGTGGTTAACAGCATTCTCGCTATTGTCGGTCCGCTAATATTTATCATCACCATGACTGTCGGAATCTACCAAATTGCCGGGCAGCTGTCGTATGCAAAGCTGATCCTGATTTTTACGGGAGTTGTTTTGATTTTGGCGGGTGTTCATAAATAA
- the efp gene encoding elongation factor P → MISVNDFRTGLTIEVDGGIWRVVDFQHVKPGKGAAFVRSKLRNLRTGAIQEKTFRAGEKVAKAQIETKTMQYLYANGDQHVFMDTSSYEQLELGAAQIEEELKYLLENMSVHIMMYQDETLGIELPNTVELKVVETEPGIKGDTASGGTKPAKTETGLVVNVPFFVNEGDTLVVNTSDGSYVSRA, encoded by the coding sequence ATGATTTCAGTTAACGATTTCCGTACAGGATTAACGATCGAAGTAGACGGCGGCATTTGGCGCGTCGTTGACTTCCAGCACGTAAAACCTGGTAAAGGCGCGGCGTTTGTCCGCTCTAAACTTCGCAACCTTCGCACGGGGGCGATTCAGGAAAAAACATTCCGCGCTGGTGAAAAAGTAGCGAAAGCGCAAATCGAAACAAAAACAATGCAATACCTATATGCAAACGGAGATCAGCACGTATTTATGGATACTTCTTCTTATGAGCAGCTTGAACTGGGCGCGGCTCAAATTGAAGAGGAATTAAAATACCTGCTTGAAAACATGTCTGTGCATATCATGATGTACCAAGATGAAACGCTCGGTATCGAACTTCCGAACACAGTTGAGCTGAAGGTTGTTGAAACTGAACCTGGCATTAAAGGTGATACAGCGTCAGGCGGTACAAAACCTGCGAAAACGGAAACCGGCCTTGTTGTCAACGTGCCGTTCTTTGTGAATGAAGGCGACACACTTGTTGTCAACACTTCAGACGGTTCTTACGTTTCAAGAGCATAG
- the papA gene encoding aminopeptidase PapA, protein MKLEKIRNLFGQLGIDGMLITSSTNVRYMTGFTGSAGLAVISGDRAAFITDFRYTEQAKVQVKGFEIIEHGGSLIQTTADTIEAFGIKRLGFEQNSMTYGTYASYSAVISEAELVPVAESVEKLRLIKSSEEIKILEEAAKIADDAFRHILTFMKPGISEIAVANELEFYMRSQGADSSSFDMIVASGLRSSLPHGVASDKLIESGDLVTLDFGAYYKGYCSDITRTVAIGQPSDQLKEIYQIVFDAQALGVAHIKPGMTGKEADALTREHIAAKGYGEYFGHSTGHGLGMEVHESPGLSVRSSAILEPGMVVTVEPGIYIPETGGVRIEDDIVITENGNRTITHSPKELIIL, encoded by the coding sequence ATGAAGCTAGAGAAAATAAGAAACCTGTTTGGACAGCTGGGGATTGACGGAATGCTGATTACAAGCAGCACGAATGTACGCTATATGACAGGGTTTACAGGTTCGGCGGGTCTGGCTGTTATATCAGGTGACAGGGCAGCGTTTATTACGGATTTTCGTTACACAGAGCAGGCGAAGGTTCAGGTAAAGGGCTTTGAAATCATTGAGCATGGCGGCAGCTTGATTCAGACTACTGCCGACACGATTGAAGCGTTCGGCATCAAGCGCCTCGGCTTTGAGCAAAACAGTATGACATACGGCACATACGCCTCATACAGCGCGGTTATCAGTGAGGCTGAATTAGTGCCTGTGGCTGAATCCGTAGAAAAGTTGCGCTTGATTAAGTCTAGTGAAGAGATTAAGATATTAGAGGAAGCTGCGAAGATTGCAGATGATGCCTTCAGACATATCTTGACGTTTATGAAACCCGGCATTTCTGAAATCGCTGTTGCCAATGAGCTGGAGTTTTATATGAGAAGCCAGGGGGCTGACAGCTCTTCTTTTGATATGATTGTTGCTTCTGGCCTTCGGTCAAGCCTTCCGCACGGCGTGGCCAGTGACAAACTGATTGAGAGCGGAGACCTTGTTACGCTTGATTTTGGCGCTTATTATAAAGGTTATTGTTCTGATATCACCCGTACGGTCGCTATCGGTCAGCCCAGTGATCAGTTGAAGGAGATTTATCAGATCGTATTTGATGCTCAGGCACTCGGCGTCGCACATATTAAGCCGGGAATGACAGGAAAAGAGGCTGACGCCCTCACAAGGGAGCACATTGCTGCAAAAGGCTACGGTGAATATTTCGGCCATTCAACCGGGCACGGGCTCGGCATGGAAGTTCATGAATCGCCGGGATTGTCCGTCAGATCTTCAGCTATCCTTGAACCGGGCATGGTGGTCACAGTGGAGCCGGGCATTTACATACCAGAAACAGGCGGTGTCCGCATAGAAGATGACATCGTCATTACAGAAAACGGCAACCGGACAATCACCCATTCCCCAAAAGAACTTATTATTTTGTGA
- the aroQ gene encoding type II 3-dehydroquinate dehydratase, whose protein sequence is MPHFLILNGPNVNRLGKREPEVFGRQTLTDIETDLFQFAEALHIQLTFFQSNHEGDLIDAIHEAEEQYGGIVLNPGALSHYSYAIRDAVSSISLPVVEVHLSNLYAREEFRHQSVIAPVAKGQIVGLGAEGYKLAVRYLLSQQGGE, encoded by the coding sequence GTGCCTCATTTTTTGATTTTGAACGGGCCGAATGTCAATCGGCTTGGGAAACGTGAGCCGGAGGTATTCGGCCGCCAGACACTCACCGATATAGAAACAGATCTTTTTCAATTTGCTGAAGCCTTACATATCCAGCTCACTTTCTTCCAGTCTAATCACGAAGGTGATTTGATAGATGCGATACATGAAGCTGAGGAGCAATACGGCGGGATTGTTCTGAACCCCGGCGCTCTGAGCCATTACAGCTATGCGATCAGGGATGCCGTTTCAAGCATCAGTCTTCCTGTGGTTGAGGTGCATTTATCAAACTTATACGCCAGGGAGGAATTCAGGCATCAGTCGGTCATTGCTCCGGTTGCGAAAGGGCAGATTGTCGGTCTTGGAGCTGAAGGCTACAAGCTTGCTGTTCGCTACTTATTAAGCCAGCAAGGGGGAGAATAA
- a CDS encoding YqhR family membrane protein, translated as MMTSEKDTEQNEELNEKQGPPVSMAGRVAATGFCGGVLWSFIAYIAYLFHFSEISPNMILQPFVLGDWKKHGLGTVISIILIGIISIGAAFLYFLLLKRLKTMWPGILYGLLLWLLVFFVFNPIFPDVRAVTELKSDTIITTICIYLLYGLFVGYSISFEYNELNSEKLARALGTHRE; from the coding sequence ATGATGACAAGCGAAAAAGATACAGAACAAAATGAAGAATTGAATGAGAAGCAAGGACCGCCTGTTTCAATGGCCGGCAGGGTAGCGGCAACTGGTTTTTGCGGAGGCGTATTATGGAGTTTCATTGCTTATATCGCATATTTGTTTCATTTTTCTGAAATCAGCCCGAATATGATTTTGCAGCCATTTGTGCTCGGAGATTGGAAAAAACATGGACTGGGAACCGTAATCAGCATCATTTTAATCGGAATTATTTCAATTGGCGCAGCTTTTCTTTACTTTCTTTTATTAAAACGCTTAAAAACAATGTGGCCTGGTATTTTATACGGCTTGCTGCTTTGGCTGCTTGTGTTTTTTGTTTTTAATCCGATTTTTCCTGATGTGCGCGCGGTGACCGAACTGAAATCAGATACAATTATTACGACCATTTGCATCTATTTGCTTTACGGGCTGTTTGTCGGTTATTCCATATCATTTGAATACAATGAGCTGAATTCGGAAAAGCTGGCACGTGCGCTGGGAACGCATAGAGAATAG
- a CDS encoding DUF1385 domain-containing protein yields the protein MSKHKIPPAYGGQAVVEGVMFGGKHHYVTAIRRTDGSIDFFKLPRKHNPKLNIVKKIPFLRGIAAIIEASANGTKHLNFSSERYGLDPSEDETLEQEEKKSSGLSMYLSLTVIGVLSFLFSKFVFTLVPVFLAELTRPIFSSDTAQIAVESLFKLILLLGYIYFLSMTPLIKRVFQYHGAEHKVINCYEQNLPITVKNVQNQSRLHYRCGSSFILFTIIVGMFVYLLVPTDPLWLRVIDRVALIPVVLGISFEVLQLTNKVRDIPGLKFLGYPGLWLQLLTTKEPKDDQVEVAIESFNELLRLEEISEQNQKPSHSVI from the coding sequence ATGTCAAAACATAAAATTCCGCCCGCTTACGGCGGGCAGGCAGTTGTGGAAGGCGTTATGTTTGGCGGAAAGCATCATTACGTTACGGCTATTAGAAGAACGGATGGAAGCATTGACTTCTTTAAGCTTCCCCGCAAACACAATCCGAAACTGAACATCGTGAAAAAGATACCGTTTTTACGGGGGATCGCGGCCATTATTGAAGCGAGCGCAAACGGCACAAAGCATTTGAATTTTTCAAGCGAACGTTACGGGCTCGATCCATCTGAAGACGAGACACTTGAGCAGGAAGAAAAAAAATCCTCCGGGCTGTCTATGTATCTCAGCCTTACGGTAATCGGCGTCTTATCATTTTTGTTCAGTAAATTCGTATTTACATTGGTTCCGGTTTTCTTAGCTGAACTGACAAGGCCGATTTTTTCATCGGATACAGCGCAAATTGCGGTTGAAAGCCTGTTTAAGTTGATTTTGCTGCTCGGTTACATTTATTTTCTGTCCATGACACCGCTCATTAAAAGAGTGTTTCAATATCATGGAGCCGAACATAAAGTCATAAACTGTTATGAACAGAATTTGCCAATTACAGTGAAGAATGTTCAAAACCAATCACGGCTTCATTACCGATGCGGATCAAGCTTTATTTTATTTACGATTATTGTCGGCATGTTTGTCTATTTGCTTGTTCCGACAGATCCGCTTTGGCTGCGTGTTATAGATCGTGTTGCACTGATACCGGTCGTACTCGGCATTTCCTTTGAAGTTCTGCAGCTGACAAACAAAGTTCGTGATATTCCCGGACTGAAATTCCTTGGCTACCCGGGGCTCTGGCTTCAGCTGTTAACAACAAAAGAACCTAAGGATGATCAGGTTGAAGTTGCCATCGAAAGCTTTAACGAGCTTCTCAGACTCGAAGAAATATCTGAACAAAATCAGAAGCCTTCTCACAGCGTCATCTAG
- a CDS encoding SA1362 family protein, protein MNHRVQPIIAVLIALGAFGFLYVLVTNPGEMAKMAVTVIVAGIIIYFIVKYVMNRNAGSEGAAFKKAAKQSRRRMKEQKAKHRAGHKGRASHLRSVPSASKPKPMILKKKSQTQLTVIEGKKNKKKNRALF, encoded by the coding sequence ATGAATCATCGTGTACAACCTATTATTGCTGTATTAATTGCGCTGGGAGCATTCGGTTTCCTCTATGTGCTGGTAACCAATCCCGGAGAAATGGCAAAAATGGCGGTAACCGTCATTGTGGCAGGCATCATTATTTATTTTATTGTGAAATATGTAATGAATCGAAATGCGGGCAGCGAAGGAGCGGCCTTCAAAAAAGCGGCGAAACAATCGCGGCGCCGAATGAAAGAACAAAAAGCAAAGCACCGCGCCGGACATAAGGGGCGTGCCAGCCACCTGCGAAGCGTTCCGAGCGCCAGCAAGCCTAAGCCGATGATTCTCAAGAAAAAAAGCCAGACTCAACTGACTGTTATAGAAGGGAAAAAAAACAAAAAGAAAAACAGAGCGCTTTTTTAA
- a CDS encoding patatin-like phospholipase family protein, which yields MYIDGVFSGGGVKGIALAGAYEALEEKGFRFKRVAGTSAGAIIAAFIASGYTSKEIHALIEEVEGEKLLDQRYSFLPLKMLQWVSIYWRLGLYKGDTIEKWIADLLRAKGIRVFGDLQKGSLRLIASDLTNGTMIVLPDDLVRYGLNPDMFPVARAVRMSCSIPYFFEPIKLKTDTGTATVVDGGVLSNFPIWLFSKERKRPVIGVTLAPRERERPKKNIRNAFELFGALFETMKDAHDARHIASRYEQNIIFLPVDDVMATDFHLTQQKKLALIELGKRRTEQFLKQWTY from the coding sequence ATGTATATTGACGGTGTGTTTTCCGGCGGAGGAGTAAAAGGAATTGCGCTTGCCGGCGCTTATGAAGCGCTTGAGGAAAAAGGCTTCCGCTTTAAAAGGGTTGCGGGTACAAGCGCGGGCGCAATTATCGCCGCTTTCATTGCGTCAGGTTACACCAGCAAGGAAATCCACGCTTTGATTGAAGAAGTGGAGGGAGAGAAATTGCTGGACCAGCGATACTCATTTCTCCCCTTAAAAATGCTCCAGTGGGTGTCCATCTATTGGCGTCTCGGCTTATACAAAGGCGACACGATAGAAAAATGGATTGCTGATCTGCTAAGAGCGAAAGGCATAAGGGTATTTGGCGATTTGCAGAAAGGGTCTCTGCGCCTTATCGCTTCTGATCTGACAAACGGCACCATGATTGTTTTGCCGGATGATTTGGTCCGTTACGGGTTAAACCCCGATATGTTTCCGGTTGCCAGAGCGGTAAGAATGAGCTGCAGCATTCCGTATTTCTTTGAACCGATAAAATTAAAAACGGACACAGGCACCGCCACGGTTGTTGACGGAGGCGTGCTAAGCAATTTTCCAATCTGGCTGTTTTCAAAGGAAAGAAAACGCCCTGTAATCGGTGTAACGCTTGCGCCGCGGGAAAGAGAGCGTCCGAAAAAAAATATCCGCAACGCTTTCGAACTGTTTGGCGCTCTGTTTGAAACGATGAAGGATGCACATGACGCAAGGCATATTGCGTCACGTTATGAACAAAACATCATTTTTCTGCCGGTTGATGACGTAATGGCGACCGATTTTCATTTAACACAACAAAAAAAACTAGCCCTGATTGAGCTAGGTAAAAGACGGACAGAGCAGTTTTTAAAACAGTGGACCTATTAA
- the mntR gene encoding transcriptional regulator MntR, with amino-acid sequence MTTPSMEDYIEQIYMLIEEKGYARVSDIAEALAVHPSSVTKMVQKLDKDEYLIYEKYRGLVLTSKGKKIGKRLVYRHELLEQFLRIIGVDEEKIYNDVEGIEHHLSWNSIDRIGDLVQYFEEDDARKKDLKSIQKKTEHHNQ; translated from the coding sequence ATGACAACACCAAGTATGGAAGATTATATTGAACAGATTTATATGCTGATTGAAGAAAAAGGATATGCACGGGTTTCCGATATCGCGGAAGCATTGGCAGTCCATCCCTCCTCTGTAACAAAAATGGTTCAAAAACTAGATAAAGACGAATATTTAATTTATGAAAAATATCGCGGTCTCGTGTTAACGTCTAAAGGGAAAAAAATAGGCAAGCGGCTGGTATACAGACATGAATTGCTTGAGCAGTTTTTAAGAATCATTGGTGTTGATGAAGAGAAAATATATAACGATGTCGAAGGAATCGAACATCATTTAAGCTGGAACAGCATTGATCGCATCGGGGATCTTGTTCAATATTTTGAAGAAGATGATGCGCGTAAAAAAGATCTGAAATCAATCCAAAAGAAAACAGAACATCATAATCAGTAA
- the lipM gene encoding octanoyltransferase LipM: MEKETWRFIDSGNASPAFNMALDEALLYWHSEKKIPPVIRFYGWNPATLSVGYFQNIKKEINFEAVHKYNLGFVRRPTGGRGVLHDQELTYSVIVSEEHPEMPATVTEAYRVISEGILQGFRNLGLDAYFAIPRTEKEKESLKNPRSSVCFDAPSWYELVVEGRKVAGSAQTRQKGVILQHGSILLDLDEDKLFDLFLYPSERVRERMQRNFKNKAVAINELTEKRVTMDEAREAFKEGFETGLNIHLEPYELTQEELDFVHHLAETKYASDEWNYKR, from the coding sequence ATGGAAAAAGAAACTTGGCGGTTTATAGACTCAGGCAATGCAAGTCCTGCATTCAATATGGCGCTTGATGAAGCGCTTTTATATTGGCACAGTGAAAAGAAAATTCCTCCGGTTATCCGTTTTTACGGCTGGAACCCGGCGACACTTTCTGTAGGATATTTTCAAAATATTAAAAAGGAAATCAATTTTGAAGCAGTACATAAATATAATCTCGGATTCGTCAGACGCCCGACCGGCGGGAGAGGTGTGCTGCACGATCAGGAATTGACATACAGCGTGATTGTTTCGGAAGAGCACCCCGAAATGCCGGCCACTGTCACTGAGGCGTACCGGGTTATTTCAGAAGGCATACTTCAAGGCTTTAGAAATCTCGGTCTGGACGCTTACTTTGCCATCCCGAGAACCGAAAAAGAAAAAGAAAGCTTAAAAAATCCGCGGTCATCCGTTTGTTTTGATGCGCCTTCGTGGTATGAGCTGGTGGTCGAGGGACGCAAGGTGGCGGGCAGCGCGCAAACGAGACAAAAAGGCGTGATTCTTCAGCACGGCTCCATACTGCTTGATTTGGATGAGGACAAGCTGTTCGATCTGTTCCTGTATCCGAGTGAAAGAGTCAGAGAACGAATGCAGCGCAATTTCAAAAATAAAGCGGTTGCCATTAATGAACTCACTGAAAAGCGGGTGACGATGGATGAGGCCCGTGAAGCCTTTAAAGAAGGATTTGAAACAGGCCTTAACATTCATTTGGAGCCGTACGAACTAACTCAGGAGGAGCTTGATTTTGTTCATCACTTGGCAGAAACAAAATACGCTTCAGATGAATGGAATTATAAGCGGTAA